A single genomic interval of Camelina sativa cultivar DH55 chromosome 11, Cs, whole genome shotgun sequence harbors:
- the LOC104726181 gene encoding pentatricopeptide repeat-containing protein At5g56310-like — MLQRVSGTFINWFVSSLKLHGTNLKTIKQSHCFMIVTGLNRDNLIVAKFIEACSNARHVRYAYSVFTHQPFPNTYLYNTMIRALSLVDEPNANSIAVSVYRKLWALCSKPDTFTFPFVLKIAVRVSDVWFGRQVHGQTVVFGFDSSVHVVTGLIQMYSSFGGGLGDARKVFDETRVRDVNVWNALLAGYGKVGEMDEAMGLLKMMPCWVKNVVSWTCVISGYAKSGRASEAIEVFQRMLMEDVEPDEVTLLAVLSACADLGSLELGERICSYVDHRGMKRKVPLNNAVIDMSAKSGNITKALEVFESVSERNVVTWTTIVTGLATHGHGAEALAMFNRMVKAGVRPNDVTFIAILSACSHVGWVDLGKCLFSSMISKYGIQPNIEHYGCMIDLLGRAGLLGEAEEAIKSMPFEANAAIWGSLLAASNVHHDLEIGERALNQLIKLEPNNSGNYMLLANLYSNLGRWDESRMMRKMMKGIGVKKLAGESSIEVGNRVYKFISGDLSHPRVEKIHEILQEIDLQIQSNKV, encoded by the coding sequence ATGTTACAAAGAGTCTCTGGTACTTTTATAAATTGGTTTGTTTCGTCTTTGAAACTCCATGGAACCAATCTCAAAACAATAAAGCAATCTCATTGTTTCATGATCGTAACCGGTTTAAACCGAGACAATCTCATCGTTGCCAAATTCATTGAAGCATGTTCAAATGCTAGACATGTCCGATATGCTTACTCTGTTTTTACCCACCAGCCATTTCCCAATACGTATCTCTACAACACCATGATCAGAGCTTTATCTCTCGTCGACGAACCCAACGCGAACTCAATCGCGGTCTCGGTTTACAGAAAGTTATGGGCTTTGTGTTCTAAGCCTGACACGTTTACTTTCCCGTTTGTGTTGAAGATCGCTGTTAGGGTTTCTGATGTTTGGTTTGGGAGACAGGTTCATGGGCAAACTGtggtttttgggtttgattcaAGTGTCCATGTTGTTACAGGTTTGATTCAGATGTATTCTTCGTTTGGTGGTGGGTTGGGAGATGCACgtaaggtgttcgatgaaacgCGTGTGAGAGATGTGAATGTTTGGAATGCGTTATTAGCTGGGTATGGTAAAGTTGGTGAGATGGATGAAGCAATGGGTTTGCTAAAGATGATGCCTTGTTGGGTAAAGAATGTGGTTTCTTGGACTTGTGTGATCTCTGGATATGCGAAGAGCGGTCGAGCTAGTGAAGCTATTGAAGTGTTTCAGAGAATGCTGATGGAGGACGTTGAGCCAGATGAAGTTACGCTTTTGGCTGTGCTTTCAGCTTGTGCTGATCTTGGTTCACTAGAATTGGGTGAAAGAATATGTAGCTATGTTGATCACAGAGGGATGAAGAGAAAGGTTCCATTGAACAACGCTGTCATTGATATGTCTGCGAAATCAGGGAATATAACAAAGGCGTTGGAGGTATTTGAGAGTGTTAGTGAGAGAAATGTTGTTACTTGGACGACTATAGTTACTGGACTAGCTACGCATGGACACGGAGCTGAAGCCTTAGCGATGTTTAACCGTATGGTTAAAGCAGGTGTGAGACCGAACGATGTTACTTTCATTGCAATCCTTTCAGCTTGCAGCCATGTTGGTTGGGTAGATCTTGGAAAATGTTTGTTTAGCTCAATGATATCGAAGTATGGTATTCAACCAAACATTGAGCATTACGGATGCATGATTGACTTACTAGGACGAGCAGGTTTACTCGGAGAAGCAGAGGAAGCTATCAAAAGCATGCCCTTTGAGGCAAATGCTGCAATATGGGGTTCTCTTCTTGCTGCTTCAAATGTTCATCATGATCTTGAGATTGGAGAAAGAGCTTTGAATCAGCTGATTAAGTTAGAGCCGAATAACAGCGGCAACTACATGCTTTTAGCCAATCTATACTCGAATTTAGGAAGGTGGGACGAGTCgaggatgatgaggaagatgatgaaaggGATTGGTGTGAAGAAACTGGCTGGTGAAAGCTCCATAGAAGTTGGAAACAGAGTGTATAAATTCATTTCAGGGGATCTTTCGCATCCTCGAGTCGAAAAGATTCATGAAATTCTACAAGAGATAGATTTGCAAATACAGAGCAACAAAGTTTGA
- the LOC104726178 gene encoding COP9 signalosome complex subunit 6a — translation MARSSSSGLTFKLHPLVIVNVSDHYTRVKTQLNPPASVCASGHGSNNGEALIQQNPRVYGCVIGVQRGRTVEIFNSFELLYDPSTQTLDRSFLEKKQELYKKVFPDFYILGWYSTGSDADESDMHIHKALMDINESPVYVLLNPAINHAQKDLPVTIYESELHVIDGIPQLIFVHTSYTIETVEAERISVDHVAHLKPSDGGSAATQLAAHLTGIHSAIKMLNSRIRVLYQFLAAMQKGDIPCDNSLLRQVSSLLRRLPAMESERFQDNFLMEYNDKLLITYLAMITNCSSTMNEMVDKFNTAYDRNTRRGGRTAFM, via the exons ATGGCACGTTCGTCATCAAGTGGTTTAACCTTCAAGCTGCATCCTTTGGTAATCGTAAACGTATCGGATCACTACACTAGGGTTAAGACTCAGCTCAATCCTCCTGCTTCAGTCTGCGCTAGCGGTCATGGCTCAAACAACGGCGAAGCATTGATCCAGCAGAACCCTAGGGTTTACGGATGTGTGATCGGTGTCCAGAGAGGTCGTACCGTTGAGATCTTCAACAGTTTCGAGCTTTTATATGATCCTTCTACTCAAACCCTTGATAGATCCTTCCTCGAGAAGAAGCAAGAGCTCT ACAAGAAGGTGTTCCCTGACTTTTACATTCTGGGATGGTACTCTACGGGAAGTGATGCTGATGAATCTGATATGCATATCCATAAAGCC TTGATGGATATCAATGAATCTCCTGTTTATGTCCTTTTAAACCCGGCAATCAATCACGCACAGAAAGATCTTCCAGTCACTATCTATGAAAGTG AATTGCATGTCATTGATGGGATTCCGCAGCTAATTTTCGTTCATACAAGCTACACAATTGAG ACTGTTGAAGCTGAACGGATATCGGTTGATCATGTTGCACATCTCAAACCATCTGATGGAGGCTCAGCAGCAACCCAGT TGGCTGCTCATCTTACTGGGATACATAGTGCTATCAAGATGCTTAATAGCAGAATCAGAGTTCTCTACCAATTTCTTGCTGCAATGCAGAAAG GTGATATTCCTTGTGACAACTCACTTCTGAGACAAGTATCTAGCCTGCTAAGAAGATTGCCTGCCATGGAATCAGAGAGGTTTCAAGATAATTTCTTAATG gaATACAACGACAAATTACTAATAACTTACTTAGCAATGATTACAAATTGTTCCAG CACAATGAACGAGATGGTAGACAAATTCAACACAGCATATGACAGAAACACTCGACGAGGTGGAAGAACTGCATTCATGTAA
- the LOC104726180 gene encoding gibberellic acid methyltransferase 2-like, which produces MESPSLLTTAKDWTTTSLHRVFAVQGGEDDLSYVNNSDSQALAITLSKPILISSLQSFKHVPDQTSPIRIVDLGCATGSNTFTTVDTVVETLQRRYTTVYGGGGSSEFEAFFCDLPSNDFNMLFKLLTEKQKADSLAKYFAGCVAGSFYDRLFPRGTIHVAVSLSALHWLSQIPEKVLEKGSRTWNKGKTWIEGAKKEVVEAYAEQSDKDLDDFLSCRKEEMVKGGVLFVLMGGRPAGTSSQFGDQDTRTKHPFTTTMEQAWQDLIDEGLIDEETRDGFNIPAYMRSPEEVAAGIDRCGGFKIEKMEFMKIVEHSDEKQEEWKKDPVSYGRARTNLVQAAIRPMVDAYLGPDLSHELFKRYENRVSTNREFLHITCFYGVVVLSAIRI; this is translated from the exons ATGGAGTCACCAAGCCTTCTGACGACGGCAAAAGACTGGACCACCACCAGTCTCCACCGTGTATTCGCTGTGCAAGGTGGCGAAGATGACCTCAGCTACGTCAACAATTCCGACAGCCAAGCTCTGGCTATAACCTTAAGCAAACCAATCCTTATCTCATCTCTCCAATCATTCAAACACGTCCCCGACCAAACTTCTCCTATCAGGATCGTCGACCTCGGCTGCGCCACCGGCTCCAACACGTTTACCACCGTTGATACGGTGGTCGAGACTTTACAACGGCGATACACGACGGTGTACGGTGGTGGTGGCTCGTCGGAGTTCGAGGCTTTCTTCTGTGATTTGCCTTCTAAtgattttaatatgttgttcAAGCTGTTGACTGAGAAACAGAAAGCTGATTCTCTGGCGAAATACTTCGCCGGCTGCGTTGCTGGTTCGTTCTATGATCGGCTTTTTCCGAGAGGAACGATTCATGTCGCTGTGAGCTTAAGTGCCTTACACTGGCTCTCTCAG ATACCGGAGAAAGTATTGGAGAAAGGATCAAGAACGTGGAACAAAGGGAAAACATGGATAGAAGGAGCAAAGAAAGAGGTGGTGGAAGCATACGCAGAGCAATCAGACAAAGATTTGGATGATTTCTTGAGCTGTCGGAAAGAAGAAATGGTGAAAGGAGGAGTGTTGTTTGTGTTAATGGGTGGTCGTCCTGCTGGCACTAGTAGTCAGTTTGGGGACCAAGATACTCGAACCAAACATCCTTTCACAACTACCATGGAACAAGCTTGGCAAGATTTAATAGATGAG GGTTTGATAGATGAAGAGACAAGAGACGGATTCAACATTCCGGCGTACATGAGAAGTCCGGAGGAAGTGGCGGCCGGGATAGACCGTTGCGGTGGTTTCAAGATAGAGAAAATGGAATTTATGAAAATAGTCGAACACTCGgatgagaaacaagaagagtGGAAGAAAGATCCGGTTTCGTACGGACGAGCCAGGACCAATTTAGTTCAAGCTGCTATTCGTCCTATGGTCGACGCTTATCTTGGACCGGACCTATCCCATGAGCTcttcaaaagatatgaaaaccGTGTTTCCACAAACCGAGAATTTCTCCATATTACTTGTTTCTATGGAGTCGTCGTTTTGTCCGCCATCCGAATTTAA
- the LOC104726179 gene encoding peroxisome biogenesis protein 5-like, with amino-acid sequence MAMRDLVNGGAACAVPGSSSSSSNPLGALTNALLGSSSKTQERLKEIPNANRSGPGPQFYSEDQHIRSLPGSELDQPGLQPGAQGAEFFRSFRSVDQNGLGAAWDEVQQGVPMPPMGPMYEPVQPTFEGPPQRVLSNFLHSFVESSRGGIPFRPAPVPILGLSQSDKQCIRDRSSIMARHFFADRGEEFINSQVNALLSSLDIDEGIQARGHVPGRFQELDNYWNESQAVVKPNLHPADSWGDEFNQHGTYHGGPDSWVQSFEQQHGVNGWATEFEQGQSQLMSNQMRSMDMQNMAAMEQTRKLAHTLSQDGNPKFQNSRFLQFVSKMSRGELIINENQVKQASAPGEWATEYEQQYLGPPSWADQFANEKLARGPEQWADEFASGRGQQESAEDQWVNEFSKLNVDDWIDEFAEGPVGDSSADAWANAYDEFLSEKNAGKQTSGVYVFSDMNPYVGHPEPMKEGQELFRKGLLSEAALALEAEVMKNPENAEGWRLLGVTHAENDDDQQAIAAMMRAQEADPTNLEVLLALGVSHTNELEQATALKYLYGWLRNHPKYGAIAPPELADSLYHADIARLFNEASQMHPEDADVHIVLGVLYNLSRDFDKAITSFQTALQLKPNDYSLWNKLGATQANSVQSADAISAYQQALDLKPNYVRAWANMGISYANQGMYKESIPYYVRALAMNPKADNAWQYLRLSLSCASRQDLIEACESRNLDLLQKEFPL; translated from the exons ATGGCGATGAGAGACCTTGTTAACGGCGGAGCCGCCTGTGCGGTTcccggttcttcttcttcttcttctaatcctCTCGGAGCTCTTACCAACGCCCTACTTGGTTCATCTTCCAAAACTCAG GAAAGGCTCAAGGAGATACCTAATGCTAACCGTTCAGGTCCTGGGCCACAATTTTACTCGGAAGATCAACATATAAGGTCACTTCCTGGTTCTGAGTTAGATCAACCTGGTCTGCAACCGGGTGCTCAG GGGGCAGAGTTCTTTCGTAGCTTCCGCTCTGTAGATCAAAATGGTCTGGGTGCTGCTTGGGATGAGGTACAGCAAGGTGTACCTATGCCTCCTATGGGACCTATGTATGAGCCTGTTCAGCCTACATTTGAAG GACCTCCACAGAGAGTTTTGTCAAACTTTTTGCATTCATTTGTTGAGAGTAGCCGTGGTGGTATTCCGTTTCGTCCAGCACCTGTTCCAATTCTGGGATTGTCACAAAGTGACAAACAATGTATACGTGATCGTAGTAGCATAATGGCCCGGCATTTTTTTGCCGATAGAGGAGAGGAGTTTATCAATTCTCAG GTAAACGCATTATTGTCATCTTTAGATATCGACGAGGGTATACAAGCTAGAGGTCATGTTCCCGGGAGATTTCAGGAGCTAGATAATTACTGGAATGAGTCTCAAGCTGTTGTGAAACCTAACTTACATCCTGCTGACAGTTGGGGGGATGAATTTAACCAACATGGGACGTATCATGGTGGTCCTGATTCATGGGTCCAGTCTTTTGAGCAGCAACATGGTGTGAATGGGTGGGCCACTGAGTTTGAGCAG GGTCAATCTCAATTGATGTCAAACCAAATGAGAAGTATGGATATGCAAAATATGGCTGCAATGGAGCAGACTCGTAAGCTTGCGCATACACTATCTCAGGATGGGAATCCTAAATTTCAG AATTCAAGATTCCTTCAATTTGTCTCAAAGATGAGCCGCGGTGAGCTTATTATTAATGAGAATCAGGTCAAGCAAGCGTCAGCCCCCGGGGAATGGGCTACAGAATATGAACAGCAGTATCTGGGGCCACCAAGTTGGGCTGATCAATTCGCAAATGAGAAA CTTGCACGTGGACCAGAACAGTGGGCCGATGAGTTTGCTTCCGGGAGAGGACAGCAAGAATCAGCGGAAGAccaatgggttaatgagttttcgAAGTTGAATGTTGATGACTGGATAGATGAATTTGCTGAAGGGCCCGTGGGTGATAGTTCAGCTGATGCATGGGCAAATGCTTATGATGA GTTTCTGAGTGAGAAAAATGCTGGAAAACAAACCAGTGGTGTCTACGTCTTCTCTGACATGAATCCTTATGTGGGTCACCCTGAACCCATGAAAGAAGGGCAGGAATTGTTTCGAAAAGGACTTCTGAGTGAAGCAGCGCTTGCTCTAGAAGCGGAGGTTATGAAAAACCCTGAGAATGCTGAAGGTTGGAGATTACTTGGGGTCACACATGCTGAGAACGATGATGATCAACAG GCCATAGCTGCAATGATGCGTGCACAGGAGGCCGATCCCACAAATCTAGAGGTGCTTCTTGCGCTTGGTGTGAGTCATACCAATG AGTTGGAGCAAGCAACtgctttgaaatatttatatggATGGCTGCGAAATCACCCAAAATATGGAGCAATTGCGCCTCCAGAGCTGGCTGATTCTCTATACCATGCTGAT ATTGCTAGATTATTCAATGAAGCTTCTCAGATGCATCCTGAGGATGCTGATGTGCATATAGTGTTAGGTGTGCTCTACAATCTGTCGAGGGATTTTGATAAAGCCATTACTTCCTTCCAAACAGCATTACAACTAAAACCAAACGATTATTCTCTGTGGAATAAGCTCGGTGCAACACAAGCCAACAGTGTCCAGAGTGCTGATGCCATATCTGCTTATCAACAG GCTCTAGATTTGAAGCCTAATTATGTTCGTGCATGGGCAAACATGGGAATCAGTTATGCAAATCAG GGGATGTACAAAGAATCAATCCCGTATTATGTCCGTGCCCTTGCGATGAATCCTAAAGCTGATAACGCATGGCAATACTTGAGGCTCTCGTTAAG TTGTGCCTCAAGGCAAGACCTGATCGAAGCCTGCGAGTCAAGGAACCTCGATCTCTTGCAGAAAGAATTCCCGCTTTGA